Proteins encoded by one window of Vidua chalybeata isolate OUT-0048 chromosome 15, bVidCha1 merged haplotype, whole genome shotgun sequence:
- the PPP2R2B gene encoding serine/threonine-protein phosphatase 2A 55 kDa regulatory subunit B beta isoform isoform X2 yields MKCFSRYLPYLFRPHGALRSASCHAEADIISTVEFNHTGELLATGDKGGRVVIFQREQESKNQPHRRGEYNVYSTFQSHEPEFDYLKSLEIEEKINKIRWLPQQNAAYFLLSTNDKTVKLWKVSERDKRPEGYNLKDEDGRLRDPSMITVLRVPVLRPMDLMVEATPRRVFANAHTYHINSISVNSDYETYMSADDLRINLWNFEITNQSFNIVDIKPANMEELTEVITAAEFHPHHCNTFVYSSSKGTIRLCDMRTAALCDRHAKFFEEPEDPSNRSFFSEIISSISDVKFSHSGRYIMTRDYLTVKVWDLNMENRPIETYQVHDYLRSKLCSLYENDCIFDKFECVWNGSDSVIMTGSYNNFFRMFDRNTKRDVTLEASRENSKPRAILKPRKVCVGGKRRKDEISVDSLDFSKKILHTAWHPSENIIAVAATNNLYIFQDKVN; encoded by the exons CTGACATCATCTCCACAGTTGAGTTCAACCACACTGGAGAGTTACTGGCAACAGGGGACAAGGGGGGCCGGGTTGTAATATTTCAGCGTGAGCAGGAG AGCAAGAACCAGCCCCACCGCAGGGGAGAGTACAATGTCTACAGCACCTTCCAGAGCCACGAGCCAGAGTTCGATTACCTGAAGAGCCTGGAGATCGAGGAGAAGATCAATAAGATACGATGGCTGCCGCAGCAGAACGCGGCCTATTTCCTGCTCTCCACCAACG ATAAGACTGTGAAGCTATGGAAGGTCAGCGAGCGGGACAAGAGACCGGAGGGGTACAACCTCAAGGATGAGGATGGCCGTCTCCGGGACCCCTCCATGATCACCGTGCTACGG GTCCCTGTGCTTCGGCCCATGGACCTGATGGTGGAGGCCACTCCCCGGAGGGTGTTCGCCAACGCACACACCTACCACATCAACTCCATCTCCGTCAACAGCGACTATGAGACCTACATGTCAGCGGATGACCTGAGGATCAACCTGTGGAATTTTGAAATCACAAATCAAAGTTTTA ACATCGTGGACATCAAGCCGGCCAACATGGAGGAGCTGACGGAGGTGATCACGGCGGCCGAGTTCCACCCGCACCACTGCAACACCTTCGtgtacagcagcagcaagggcaCCATCCGCCTGTGCGACATGCGCACCGCGGCCCTCTGCGACCGCCACGCCAAGT TTTTTGAAGAGCCCGAAGACCCAAGTAACCggtcatttttttctgagatcaTCTCCTCAATCTCTGATGTCAAATTCAGCCACAGTGGAAGGTACATCATGACCCGGGACTACCTCACTGTCAAGGTGTGGGACTTGAACATGGAGAACCGGCCCATTGAGACCTACCAG GTCCACGACTACCTGCGGAGCAAGCTCTGCTCGCTCTACGAGAACGACTGCATCTTTGACAAGTTTGAGTGCGTCTGGAACGGGTCTGACAG TGTCATCATGACCGGCTCCTACAACAACTTCTTCCGCATGTTCGACCGCAACACCAAGCGCGACGTGACGCTGGAGGCGTCGCGGGAGAACAGCAAACCCCGTGCCATCCTCAAACCCCGCAAGGTCTGCGTGGGTGGAAAGCGCAGGAAAGACGAGATCAGTGTGGACAGTCTGGACTTTAGCAAAAAGATCCTGCACACAGCTTGGCACCCCTCCGAGAACATCATCGCTGTGGCAGCCACGAACAACCTGTACATATTCCAGGACAAGGTTAACTAG
- the PPP2R2B gene encoding serine/threonine-protein phosphatase 2A 55 kDa regulatory subunit B beta isoform isoform X1 → MTPGFGSLMQDVLWCFSQVKGTIDAGVTESDIISTVEFNHTGELLATGDKGGRVVIFQREQESKNQPHRRGEYNVYSTFQSHEPEFDYLKSLEIEEKINKIRWLPQQNAAYFLLSTNDKTVKLWKVSERDKRPEGYNLKDEDGRLRDPSMITVLRVPVLRPMDLMVEATPRRVFANAHTYHINSISVNSDYETYMSADDLRINLWNFEITNQSFNIVDIKPANMEELTEVITAAEFHPHHCNTFVYSSSKGTIRLCDMRTAALCDRHAKFFEEPEDPSNRSFFSEIISSISDVKFSHSGRYIMTRDYLTVKVWDLNMENRPIETYQVHDYLRSKLCSLYENDCIFDKFECVWNGSDSVIMTGSYNNFFRMFDRNTKRDVTLEASRENSKPRAILKPRKVCVGGKRRKDEISVDSLDFSKKILHTAWHPSENIIAVAATNNLYIFQDKVN, encoded by the exons CTGACATCATCTCCACAGTTGAGTTCAACCACACTGGAGAGTTACTGGCAACAGGGGACAAGGGGGGCCGGGTTGTAATATTTCAGCGTGAGCAGGAG AGCAAGAACCAGCCCCACCGCAGGGGAGAGTACAATGTCTACAGCACCTTCCAGAGCCACGAGCCAGAGTTCGATTACCTGAAGAGCCTGGAGATCGAGGAGAAGATCAATAAGATACGATGGCTGCCGCAGCAGAACGCGGCCTATTTCCTGCTCTCCACCAACG ATAAGACTGTGAAGCTATGGAAGGTCAGCGAGCGGGACAAGAGACCGGAGGGGTACAACCTCAAGGATGAGGATGGCCGTCTCCGGGACCCCTCCATGATCACCGTGCTACGG GTCCCTGTGCTTCGGCCCATGGACCTGATGGTGGAGGCCACTCCCCGGAGGGTGTTCGCCAACGCACACACCTACCACATCAACTCCATCTCCGTCAACAGCGACTATGAGACCTACATGTCAGCGGATGACCTGAGGATCAACCTGTGGAATTTTGAAATCACAAATCAAAGTTTTA ACATCGTGGACATCAAGCCGGCCAACATGGAGGAGCTGACGGAGGTGATCACGGCGGCCGAGTTCCACCCGCACCACTGCAACACCTTCGtgtacagcagcagcaagggcaCCATCCGCCTGTGCGACATGCGCACCGCGGCCCTCTGCGACCGCCACGCCAAGT TTTTTGAAGAGCCCGAAGACCCAAGTAACCggtcatttttttctgagatcaTCTCCTCAATCTCTGATGTCAAATTCAGCCACAGTGGAAGGTACATCATGACCCGGGACTACCTCACTGTCAAGGTGTGGGACTTGAACATGGAGAACCGGCCCATTGAGACCTACCAG GTCCACGACTACCTGCGGAGCAAGCTCTGCTCGCTCTACGAGAACGACTGCATCTTTGACAAGTTTGAGTGCGTCTGGAACGGGTCTGACAG TGTCATCATGACCGGCTCCTACAACAACTTCTTCCGCATGTTCGACCGCAACACCAAGCGCGACGTGACGCTGGAGGCGTCGCGGGAGAACAGCAAACCCCGTGCCATCCTCAAACCCCGCAAGGTCTGCGTGGGTGGAAAGCGCAGGAAAGACGAGATCAGTGTGGACAGTCTGGACTTTAGCAAAAAGATCCTGCACACAGCTTGGCACCCCTCCGAGAACATCATCGCTGTGGCAGCCACGAACAACCTGTACATATTCCAGGACAAGGTTAACTAG
- the PPP2R2B gene encoding serine/threonine-protein phosphatase 2A 55 kDa regulatory subunit B beta isoform isoform X3, whose amino-acid sequence MEEDAETRKISSSFLRDHSYATEADIISTVEFNHTGELLATGDKGGRVVIFQREQESKNQPHRRGEYNVYSTFQSHEPEFDYLKSLEIEEKINKIRWLPQQNAAYFLLSTNDKTVKLWKVSERDKRPEGYNLKDEDGRLRDPSMITVLRVPVLRPMDLMVEATPRRVFANAHTYHINSISVNSDYETYMSADDLRINLWNFEITNQSFNIVDIKPANMEELTEVITAAEFHPHHCNTFVYSSSKGTIRLCDMRTAALCDRHAKFFEEPEDPSNRSFFSEIISSISDVKFSHSGRYIMTRDYLTVKVWDLNMENRPIETYQVHDYLRSKLCSLYENDCIFDKFECVWNGSDSVIMTGSYNNFFRMFDRNTKRDVTLEASRENSKPRAILKPRKVCVGGKRRKDEISVDSLDFSKKILHTAWHPSENIIAVAATNNLYIFQDKVN is encoded by the exons CTGACATCATCTCCACAGTTGAGTTCAACCACACTGGAGAGTTACTGGCAACAGGGGACAAGGGGGGCCGGGTTGTAATATTTCAGCGTGAGCAGGAG AGCAAGAACCAGCCCCACCGCAGGGGAGAGTACAATGTCTACAGCACCTTCCAGAGCCACGAGCCAGAGTTCGATTACCTGAAGAGCCTGGAGATCGAGGAGAAGATCAATAAGATACGATGGCTGCCGCAGCAGAACGCGGCCTATTTCCTGCTCTCCACCAACG ATAAGACTGTGAAGCTATGGAAGGTCAGCGAGCGGGACAAGAGACCGGAGGGGTACAACCTCAAGGATGAGGATGGCCGTCTCCGGGACCCCTCCATGATCACCGTGCTACGG GTCCCTGTGCTTCGGCCCATGGACCTGATGGTGGAGGCCACTCCCCGGAGGGTGTTCGCCAACGCACACACCTACCACATCAACTCCATCTCCGTCAACAGCGACTATGAGACCTACATGTCAGCGGATGACCTGAGGATCAACCTGTGGAATTTTGAAATCACAAATCAAAGTTTTA ACATCGTGGACATCAAGCCGGCCAACATGGAGGAGCTGACGGAGGTGATCACGGCGGCCGAGTTCCACCCGCACCACTGCAACACCTTCGtgtacagcagcagcaagggcaCCATCCGCCTGTGCGACATGCGCACCGCGGCCCTCTGCGACCGCCACGCCAAGT TTTTTGAAGAGCCCGAAGACCCAAGTAACCggtcatttttttctgagatcaTCTCCTCAATCTCTGATGTCAAATTCAGCCACAGTGGAAGGTACATCATGACCCGGGACTACCTCACTGTCAAGGTGTGGGACTTGAACATGGAGAACCGGCCCATTGAGACCTACCAG GTCCACGACTACCTGCGGAGCAAGCTCTGCTCGCTCTACGAGAACGACTGCATCTTTGACAAGTTTGAGTGCGTCTGGAACGGGTCTGACAG TGTCATCATGACCGGCTCCTACAACAACTTCTTCCGCATGTTCGACCGCAACACCAAGCGCGACGTGACGCTGGAGGCGTCGCGGGAGAACAGCAAACCCCGTGCCATCCTCAAACCCCGCAAGGTCTGCGTGGGTGGAAAGCGCAGGAAAGACGAGATCAGTGTGGACAGTCTGGACTTTAGCAAAAAGATCCTGCACACAGCTTGGCACCCCTCCGAGAACATCATCGCTGTGGCAGCCACGAACAACCTGTACATATTCCAGGACAAGGTTAACTAG